The following proteins are encoded in a genomic region of Bradyrhizobium sp. SK17:
- a CDS encoding DUF3551 domain-containing protein, giving the protein MRFLILALLAVGTVASTPATAQKYDSTSPVCKTNYRWGGEDTDCGYTSLAQCQASASGLSAVCINNPYYAGPPLDRRPHASGKRSHRAY; this is encoded by the coding sequence ATGCGCTTCCTGATTCTGGCCCTGCTCGCCGTCGGCACCGTCGCAAGCACGCCGGCAACCGCGCAGAAATACGATTCGACCTCGCCGGTCTGCAAAACCAACTATCGATGGGGCGGTGAGGATACCGACTGCGGCTACACGTCGCTGGCGCAGTGCCAAGCCTCGGCATCCGGCCTGTCCGCGGTGTGCATCAACAATCCCTATTACGCGGGGCCGCCGCTCGATCGGCGGCCGCACGCATCCGGCAAGCGATCGCACCGGGCCTATTGA
- a CDS encoding sialidase family protein — translation MTSRKPAVRIALAMLLLGISPDPARAQMSHQHASEAACEETGLRCASKVTPAFAPDGTLWLAWMAGGQISVASSKDQGRSFSAPAQVTRDRLNLDWGPDARPKLAIDARGDIALAFSIFRDQAFNGQVLTSRSTDGGRTFDPPKPITANNESQRFEAIGFDPAGTVFAVWLDKRNRVPAQQRGEKYDGAGLFFASSKDDGATYSDARLAADNTCECCRLALAFDGAGRPVVVFRNIFEGGVRDHAIVTFTDLATPGELHRVSRDDWQIAACPHHGPSLTISREGTYHVTWYTNGKARKGLFYARSRDGGKTFSDPLPIGQPNRSPSRPQIIAGPQGLVMAWKEFDGQKTSINLMMSHDDGASWSKPAVIADTSDSSDHPLLVTDGRQTYLSWMTKADGYHFQAIEGEP, via the coding sequence ATGACGTCTCGCAAACCTGCCGTTCGGATCGCGCTGGCGATGCTGCTGCTCGGGATCTCGCCCGATCCGGCCAGGGCGCAGATGAGTCACCAGCACGCCTCGGAAGCGGCGTGCGAGGAAACCGGACTGCGTTGCGCGAGCAAGGTCACTCCGGCGTTCGCGCCGGACGGGACGCTGTGGCTGGCCTGGATGGCCGGAGGTCAGATTTCCGTCGCCAGCTCGAAGGATCAGGGCAGGAGCTTTTCCGCGCCGGCGCAGGTGACGCGGGACCGGCTCAATTTGGATTGGGGCCCGGATGCGCGCCCGAAGCTTGCGATCGACGCCAGGGGAGACATCGCGCTGGCGTTCTCGATCTTTCGCGATCAGGCCTTCAACGGCCAGGTGCTGACCTCGCGCTCGACCGATGGCGGGCGAACTTTCGATCCGCCGAAGCCGATCACCGCAAACAATGAGAGCCAGCGCTTCGAGGCGATCGGCTTCGATCCCGCCGGCACGGTGTTCGCGGTCTGGCTCGACAAGCGCAACCGTGTGCCGGCGCAACAGCGGGGCGAGAAGTATGACGGTGCCGGATTGTTCTTCGCGTCGTCGAAGGACGATGGCGCGACCTATTCCGACGCGCGGCTGGCGGCCGACAATACCTGCGAGTGCTGCCGTCTCGCCCTGGCGTTCGATGGCGCAGGCCGTCCGGTGGTGGTGTTTCGAAATATCTTCGAAGGCGGTGTGCGCGACCATGCGATCGTGACGTTCACCGATCTGGCCACGCCCGGCGAACTGCATCGGGTGAGCCGCGACGACTGGCAGATCGCGGCCTGTCCGCATCATGGTCCCAGCCTGACCATTTCGCGTGAAGGCACCTATCATGTGACCTGGTACACCAACGGCAAGGCGCGCAAGGGATTGTTCTACGCGCGGTCGCGCGATGGCGGCAAAACCTTCTCCGATCCGCTTCCGATCGGGCAACCGAACCGGAGCCCGTCGCGGCCGCAGATCATCGCAGGCCCGCAGGGGCTGGTGATGGCGTGGAAGGAGTTCGACGGCCAGAAGACCTCGATCAATCTGATGATGTCGCACGACGACGGAGCGAGCTGGTCGAAACCCGCCGTCATTGCTGACACCAGCGACAGTTCCGATCATCCGCTGCTCGTGACCGATGGCCGGCAGACCTATTTGTCGTGGATGACGAAGGCGGACGGCTATCATTTTCAAGCGATCGAGGGCGAACCATGA
- a CDS encoding ABC transporter ATP-binding protein yields the protein MAEGAEDVPVVYLHDIKREYRQGEATLTVLNGAKLALWPGQSVALVAPSGSGKSTLLHIAGLLESPDDGEVYVSGTPTSQMSDVDRTQIRRSDIGFVYQSHRLLPEFSALENVMLPQMIRGLKRSETVKRSTEILSYLGLADRITHRPAELSGGEQQRVAIARAVANAPRVLLADEPTGNLDPGTADHVFNALMQLVKATRVAMLIATHNLDLAARMDRRVSLANGQIVELE from the coding sequence ATGGCTGAGGGGGCTGAAGACGTACCGGTCGTCTATCTTCATGATATCAAGCGGGAATACCGGCAGGGCGAAGCGACGCTGACGGTCCTCAACGGCGCCAAGCTGGCGCTGTGGCCGGGTCAGTCGGTGGCGCTGGTGGCGCCGTCGGGATCAGGCAAGTCGACATTGCTGCATATCGCGGGCCTGCTGGAGAGCCCCGACGACGGCGAGGTCTACGTCTCCGGCACGCCGACCTCGCAGATGTCCGACGTCGACCGCACGCAGATTCGCCGCTCCGATATTGGATTCGTCTATCAGTCGCACCGGCTGCTGCCGGAGTTCTCGGCGCTCGAGAACGTCATGCTGCCGCAGATGATTCGCGGGCTGAAGCGCTCCGAGACCGTGAAACGGTCGACCGAGATCCTGTCCTATCTCGGGCTCGCTGACCGCATCACCCATCGTCCGGCCGAGCTCTCGGGCGGCGAGCAGCAACGCGTGGCGATCGCGCGCGCGGTTGCCAACGCCCCAAGGGTGCTGCTCGCGGACGAGCCGACCGGGAATCTCGATCCCGGCACCGCCGACCACGTCTTCAACGCGTTGATGCAACTCGTCAAAGCGACCCGGGTCGCGATGCTGATCGCGACCCACAATCTCGATCTCGCCGCGCGGATGGATCGCCGGGTCTCGCTTGCGAACGGGCAGATCGTCGAGCTCGAATAG
- a CDS encoding lipoprotein-releasing ABC transporter permease subunit: protein MDETMNEPVRTPPFAPFEWLLSGRYLRARRKEGFISVIAGFSFLGIMLGVATLIVVMAVMNGFRKELLDKILGLNGHLLVQPLESPLTDWKDVADRISQVQGIRLAAPVVDGQGLGSSPFNAAGVFIRGIRADDLNNLTSIAKNIKQGTLEGFDEGQGVAIGRRLADQLSLHAGDMITLVSPKGAVTPMGTTPRIKPYRISAVFEIGMSEYDSTFVFMPLAEAQAYFNRNNDVSSIEVFTTNPDKIDTYRKLVTEAAGRPVFLVDWRQRNSTFFNALQVERNVMFLILTMIVLVAALNIVSGLIMLVKDKGQDIAILRTMGASQGSIMRIFLITGASIGVVGTLTGFAVGMLICLNIESIRQFLSYLTNTELFSPELYFLSKLPAEVDFGETLAVLIMALTLSFLATLYPSWRAARLDPVDALRYE from the coding sequence ATGGATGAGACCATGAACGAGCCAGTCCGTACCCCGCCTTTTGCGCCATTCGAATGGCTGCTGTCCGGACGCTATTTGCGCGCGCGCCGCAAGGAAGGATTCATCTCGGTCATCGCCGGCTTTTCGTTCCTCGGCATCATGCTCGGCGTCGCCACGCTGATCGTGGTGATGGCGGTCATGAACGGCTTCCGCAAGGAACTGCTGGACAAGATCCTCGGCCTTAACGGGCACCTTCTGGTGCAGCCGCTGGAATCGCCGCTGACCGACTGGAAGGACGTCGCCGACCGCATCAGCCAGGTCCAGGGCATTCGGCTCGCGGCGCCGGTCGTGGACGGGCAGGGGCTCGGATCCTCGCCGTTCAACGCCGCCGGCGTCTTCATCCGCGGCATCCGGGCCGACGACCTCAACAACCTGACCTCGATCGCCAAGAACATCAAGCAGGGCACGCTCGAGGGGTTCGATGAGGGGCAGGGCGTGGCGATCGGCCGGCGTCTTGCCGATCAGCTCTCGCTGCATGCCGGTGACATGATCACGCTGGTCTCGCCGAAGGGCGCGGTGACGCCGATGGGTACCACGCCGCGCATCAAGCCCTACCGGATATCGGCGGTGTTCGAGATCGGCATGTCGGAATACGATTCGACCTTCGTGTTCATGCCGCTGGCCGAAGCGCAGGCCTATTTCAACCGCAACAACGATGTGTCCTCGATCGAGGTGTTCACCACCAATCCGGACAAGATCGACACCTATCGCAAGCTGGTGACGGAGGCGGCCGGGCGGCCGGTCTTCCTGGTCGACTGGCGACAGCGCAACTCGACCTTCTTCAACGCGCTGCAAGTCGAGCGCAATGTGATGTTCCTGATCCTGACCATGATCGTGCTGGTCGCGGCGCTCAACATCGTCTCGGGGCTGATCATGCTGGTGAAGGACAAGGGCCAGGACATCGCGATCCTGCGCACCATGGGCGCCTCGCAAGGCTCGATCATGCGGATATTCCTGATCACCGGCGCCTCGATCGGCGTGGTCGGAACGCTGACCGGCTTTGCGGTCGGCATGCTGATCTGCCTGAACATCGAATCGATCCGGCAATTCCTGTCATATCTGACCAACACCGAGCTGTTCTCGCCCGAGTTGTATTTCCTCTCGAAACTGCCGGCCGAGGTCGACTTCGGCGAGACGCTCGCCGTCTTGATCATGGCGCTGACGCTGTCCTTCCTGGCGACGCTCTACCCGTCGTGGCGTGCCGCGCGCCTCGATCCGGTCGATGCGCTCCGGTACGAGTGA
- a CDS encoding YcnI family protein, producing the protein MRSSTLLIVTAALFAAQPAIAHVTLEAKQATVGSYYKAVFAVPHGCAGSATVKLRVQIPEGVIGVKPMPKPGWTLDTVTGKYATQYDYHGAKLSEGVKEVAWSGGKLSDQNYDEFVMQTFFTDTLKPNTVLYFPVVQECEQGVSRWIDIPADGQGGGHDHGSKTPAPGVKLLPKS; encoded by the coding sequence ATGCGGTCATCGACGCTCCTCATTGTCACGGCCGCGCTGTTCGCAGCGCAGCCGGCGATCGCCCATGTCACGCTCGAGGCAAAGCAGGCGACGGTCGGCTCGTACTACAAGGCGGTGTTCGCCGTGCCGCATGGCTGCGCAGGATCGGCGACGGTCAAGCTTCGCGTGCAGATTCCGGAGGGCGTGATCGGGGTGAAGCCGATGCCGAAGCCGGGCTGGACGCTCGATACCGTCACCGGCAAATACGCCACGCAGTACGACTATCACGGTGCCAAGCTCTCCGAGGGCGTGAAGGAAGTGGCCTGGAGCGGCGGCAAGCTCTCGGACCAGAACTACGATGAGTTCGTGATGCAGACGTTCTTCACCGATACGCTGAAGCCGAACACCGTGCTGTATTTTCCCGTGGTGCAGGAATGCGAACAGGGCGTGAGCCGCTGGATCGATATTCCGGCCGACGGGCAGGGCGGCGGCCACGACCATGGCAGCAAGACGCCGGCGCCCGGTGTCAAGCTGCTGCCGAAGTCCTGA
- a CDS encoding copper chaperone PCu(A)C translates to MKTLSRILAFAALAAVMSTSARAEDVKAGDLVITQAWTRATPNGAKIGGGYLTIENKGTTPDRLVSGSADVAGKVEVHEMSMDNGVMKMRALDKGLTIEPGKTVKLAPGGYHLMMFDLKNPLKQGDKVPVTLEFEKAGKVSVSLDVQAVGAQAPGGDHSGHGDHSGHMDMKKM, encoded by the coding sequence ATGAAGACGCTCTCCCGTATCCTTGCTTTCGCAGCGCTGGCCGCTGTCATGTCCACCTCCGCGCGTGCCGAGGACGTCAAGGCCGGTGACCTCGTGATCACGCAGGCCTGGACGCGCGCCACGCCGAACGGTGCCAAGATCGGCGGCGGCTATCTGACGATCGAGAACAAGGGCACGACACCGGATCGGCTGGTGTCAGGCTCCGCCGATGTCGCCGGCAAGGTCGAGGTCCACGAGATGTCGATGGACAATGGCGTGATGAAGATGCGCGCGCTCGACAAGGGCCTGACCATTGAGCCCGGCAAGACCGTGAAGCTCGCACCTGGCGGCTATCATCTGATGATGTTCGACCTGAAGAACCCGCTGAAGCAGGGCGACAAGGTGCCGGTGACGCTGGAGTTCGAGAAGGCCGGTAAGGTCTCGGTTTCGCTCGATGTGCAGGCGGTCGGCGCGCAGGCGCCGGGTGGCGATCATTCCGGCCATGGCGACCATTCCGGTCACATGGACATGAAGAAGATGTGA
- a CDS encoding copper resistance CopC/CopD family protein, whose translation MRLVASLVRASLVALLLALCLATSAHAHAVLIGAEPADGSVLAEAPKMLVLRFNEAVAPTAVSLLDAVGKPRDVTFRALDQSVMVTLPSDLPQGTQVVSYRVVSQDGHPVAGSLLFSIGVVTGSAAPSGDGVLHALIWLARLGLYLGLFAGVGGVFFAAWIGQGPAGGPLIMWSLAIGLVGAVSSLGLQGVDLLNLPITGILTWAAWASAAGTSLFPALLLAIGAMLIATLAWRSPSFRVALVGTAVAVICVGLSLAVSGHAATASPQWLTRTALFSHGVGLAFWMGALAPLAVLAWQRKDSLLPVLTRFSMFAVPVVALIGLSGLALAVVQLESFGALFDTGYGNVLLAKLVLVSLLLALAALNRLVFTPAIARDLHRTRPLQRSIALEFVLMIGILGLVALWRFTPPPRVLAMSTDVPLAVHIHTDAAMFQVLIAPGKVGQNDFVLQLMNGDASPFAAKEATLTLSLPDRGIEPMERSAALGPDGYWHVKKVPLPVPGRWHMQIDALVTDFTKVTLEDDFEVR comes from the coding sequence GTGCGGCTGGTCGCAAGTCTTGTCAGAGCAAGTCTCGTCGCGTTGCTGCTGGCGCTGTGCCTTGCGACCTCGGCTCATGCCCATGCCGTCCTGATCGGCGCCGAGCCGGCGGACGGCAGCGTGCTGGCGGAAGCACCGAAAATGCTGGTGCTCCGCTTCAACGAAGCGGTGGCGCCGACGGCGGTCAGTCTGCTCGACGCCGTCGGCAAGCCGCGTGACGTCACGTTCCGCGCCCTCGATCAATCGGTGATGGTCACGCTGCCGTCGGACCTGCCGCAGGGGACGCAGGTGGTGAGCTATCGCGTCGTGTCGCAGGACGGCCATCCGGTAGCGGGTTCGCTGCTGTTCTCGATCGGGGTCGTCACCGGCTCGGCGGCGCCATCCGGCGACGGCGTACTCCACGCGCTGATCTGGCTGGCACGGCTCGGGCTCTATCTGGGCCTGTTCGCCGGCGTCGGCGGCGTGTTCTTTGCCGCGTGGATCGGGCAGGGGCCGGCCGGCGGACCGCTGATCATGTGGTCGCTGGCGATCGGCCTGGTCGGTGCGGTCAGTTCGCTTGGCCTGCAAGGTGTCGACCTGCTGAACCTGCCAATCACGGGGATTCTGACCTGGGCGGCATGGGCCAGTGCCGCCGGCACCAGCCTGTTTCCGGCCCTGCTGCTGGCAATCGGCGCGATGCTGATTGCGACACTCGCCTGGCGCAGCCCGTCATTCCGCGTGGCCCTTGTCGGCACCGCTGTCGCAGTGATCTGCGTCGGCTTGTCGCTTGCGGTCAGCGGCCATGCCGCGACGGCTTCGCCACAATGGTTGACCCGCACCGCGCTGTTCAGCCATGGCGTTGGCTTGGCGTTCTGGATGGGTGCGCTCGCGCCACTGGCGGTGCTGGCCTGGCAGCGCAAGGACTCGCTGTTGCCGGTGCTGACGCGCTTTTCGATGTTCGCGGTGCCGGTGGTGGCGTTGATCGGCCTGTCGGGCCTCGCGCTCGCCGTCGTCCAGCTCGAGAGTTTCGGCGCGCTGTTCGACACCGGCTATGGCAACGTCCTGCTGGCCAAGCTTGTGCTGGTGTCGCTGCTGCTGGCGCTCGCCGCGCTGAACCGGCTGGTGTTCACGCCCGCCATCGCGCGCGATTTGCATCGCACGCGACCGCTACAGCGCTCGATCGCGCTCGAATTCGTGCTGATGATCGGCATCCTTGGCCTCGTCGCATTGTGGCGCTTTACGCCGCCGCCGCGCGTGTTGGCGATGTCGACCGACGTTCCGCTCGCGGTCCACATCCACACCGATGCGGCGATGTTCCAGGTGCTGATCGCGCCGGGCAAGGTCGGGCAGAACGACTTCGTGCTGCAATTGATGAACGGTGATGCCAGCCCGTTCGCAGCCAAGGAGGCGACGTTGACGCTGAGCCTGCCGGATCGCGGCATCGAGCCGATGGAACGCAGTGCCGCGCTCGGCCCCGACGGCTATTGGCACGTGAAGAAGGTGCCGCTGCCGGTCCCCGGCCGCTGGCACATGCAGATCGATGCCCTGGTGACCGATTTCACGAAAGTGACACTGGAAGACGATTTCGAGGTCAGATGA
- a CDS encoding TlpA disulfide reductase family protein — MKRRFLATLILLATLSPGLAVDAGAPKPFERGSWQKLLHAHAGHPTLVHFWGVTCGPCKVELPQLGQFMKDHPGIDVVTISADLVPNLPEATRSMLASAGLASAENWMFGDGFAERLRFEIDPAWQGDIPRTMLIARDGTITTIEGSAEMADLNKWSEAQAAAIR, encoded by the coding sequence ATGAAGCGCCGCTTCCTCGCGACCCTGATCCTGCTCGCAACGCTGTCGCCCGGGCTGGCGGTGGACGCGGGCGCACCCAAGCCGTTCGAACGCGGCAGCTGGCAGAAGCTGCTGCATGCGCATGCCGGGCATCCGACCCTGGTGCATTTCTGGGGCGTCACCTGCGGACCCTGCAAGGTCGAGCTGCCGCAGCTTGGCCAGTTCATGAAGGATCATCCCGGGATCGACGTCGTGACGATCAGCGCCGATCTGGTGCCGAACCTGCCGGAGGCGACCCGATCGATGCTGGCTAGTGCAGGGCTGGCATCAGCCGAGAACTGGATGTTCGGCGACGGCTTCGCCGAGCGGTTGCGCTTCGAGATCGATCCGGCCTGGCAAGGCGATATCCCGCGAACCATGCTGATTGCCCGTGATGGGACCATCACGACGATCGAAGGGTCGGCCGAAATGGCCGATCTGAACAAATGGTCTGAAGCCCAGGCCGCAGCAATCCGATGA
- a CDS encoding outer membrane protein — protein MKKILLVTASMIALSATAASAADLAARPYTKAPPPMVAAVYDWTGFYIGINGGWGQSHDNRGIAGVGGVGNYDANGGTVGGQVGYRWQAGGWVFGLEAQGNWADFSGSTGNIVIPGGTVRSKTDAFGLFTGQIGYAWNNVLLYAKGGAAVTDRNYQFLAPGGGLASQTGYDTRWSPTVGVGLEFAFSQGWSLGVEYNHIFEDSHGATFVTPTGVAVPGFYTGGDTDMVLGRLNYKFGGPIIARY, from the coding sequence ATGAAGAAGATTTTGCTTGTCACCGCCAGCATGATTGCGCTCAGCGCGACGGCTGCTTCCGCGGCTGACCTCGCGGCTCGCCCTTACACCAAGGCTCCGCCGCCCATGGTTGCCGCTGTCTATGACTGGACCGGCTTCTACATCGGTATCAACGGTGGTTGGGGCCAGAGCCACGACAACCGCGGTATCGCCGGTGTCGGCGGCGTTGGCAACTACGACGCCAACGGTGGAACCGTCGGTGGTCAGGTTGGCTACCGCTGGCAGGCTGGCGGCTGGGTGTTCGGTCTGGAAGCTCAGGGCAACTGGGCTGACTTCTCGGGCAGCACCGGCAACATCGTTATCCCGGGCGGCACCGTTCGCTCGAAGACCGATGCGTTCGGCCTGTTCACCGGTCAGATCGGCTACGCCTGGAACAACGTCCTGCTGTACGCCAAGGGCGGTGCTGCGGTCACCGATCGCAACTACCAGTTCCTGGCGCCCGGTGGTGGTCTGGCTTCGCAGACCGGCTACGACACCCGTTGGAGCCCGACCGTTGGTGTTGGCCTCGAATTCGCATTCTCGCAGGGCTGGTCGCTCGGCGTCGAATACAACCACATCTTCGAGGACAGCCACGGTGCAACGTTCGTGACCCCGACCGGCGTCGCGGTTCCCGGCTTCTACACCGGTGGCGACACCGACATGGTCCTCGGCCGTCTGAACTACAAGTTCGGTGGCCCGATCATCGCGCGTTACTGA
- a CDS encoding DUF3551 domain-containing protein, whose protein sequence is MRTMILAAASVAALAGLGAAPAHAVGVRYPFCIQGDRYPGLSTCSYPSYQACMATASGIGQTCVANPYYAGDNDPRSYLHTRARERGDSFFDLFIH, encoded by the coding sequence ATGCGGACGATGATTCTTGCTGCGGCGTCTGTCGCCGCACTCGCCGGGCTCGGCGCAGCGCCCGCACATGCAGTCGGCGTACGCTACCCGTTCTGCATTCAGGGCGACCGCTACCCTGGTCTCAGCACCTGCTCGTACCCGTCCTATCAGGCGTGTATGGCCACCGCGTCGGGCATCGGGCAGACCTGCGTCGCCAATCCGTATTATGCCGGCGACAACGATCCGCGCTCCTATCTTCACACGCGGGCGCGGGAGCGTGGCGACAGCTTCTTCGACCTGTTCATCCACTGA
- the proS gene encoding proline--tRNA ligase, giving the protein MRLSRFFLPILKENPKEAEIVSHRLMLRAGMMRQEAAGIYAWLPLGFRVLKKIEQIVREEQDRAGALELLMPTLQLADLWRESGRYDAYGPEMLRILDRHKRELLYGPTNEEMITEIFRSYIKSYKNLPLNLYHIQWKFRDEQRPRFGVMRGREFLMKDAYSFDLDEAGARRSYNKMFVAYLRTFARMGLKAIPMRAETGPIGGDLSHEFIVLAETGESGVFINRDVLDLPVPGEDVDYNGDLTPIIKQWTSVYAATEDVHEAARFEQEVPEAKRLNTRGIEVGQIFYFGTKYSDVMKAMVAGPDGVDVPIHGGSYGVGVSRLVGAIIEACHDDAGIKWPEAVAPFRAAILNLKQGDAAVDGACEQLYRDLLAKGVDVLYDDTDQRAGAKFAAADLIGIPWQILVGPKGLAEGKVEVKRRSDGSRDNMSPADVVAKLAG; this is encoded by the coding sequence ATGCGATTATCGCGGTTTTTCCTGCCCATCCTGAAAGAAAATCCGAAAGAGGCGGAGATCGTCTCGCATCGGCTGATGCTGCGTGCGGGCATGATGCGGCAGGAGGCGGCCGGCATCTATGCCTGGCTGCCGCTCGGCTTCCGGGTGCTGAAGAAGATCGAGCAGATCGTCCGCGAGGAGCAGGACCGCGCCGGCGCGCTCGAACTGTTGATGCCGACGTTGCAGCTTGCCGATCTCTGGCGTGAAAGCGGCCGCTATGATGCCTATGGTCCGGAGATGCTGCGCATCCTCGATCGCCACAAGCGCGAGCTGCTGTACGGACCGACCAACGAGGAAATGATCACGGAGATCTTCCGCTCCTACATCAAGTCCTACAAGAACCTGCCGCTCAACCTCTACCACATCCAGTGGAAGTTCCGTGACGAGCAGCGTCCGCGCTTCGGCGTGATGCGCGGTCGCGAATTCCTGATGAAGGACGCCTATTCGTTCGACCTCGACGAGGCCGGCGCGCGGCGTTCCTACAACAAGATGTTCGTGGCTTACTTGCGCACCTTCGCGCGGATGGGCCTGAAGGCGATCCCGATGCGGGCCGAGACCGGGCCGATCGGCGGCGATCTCAGCCACGAATTCATCGTGCTCGCGGAGACCGGCGAGTCCGGCGTCTTCATCAACCGCGACGTGCTGGACCTGCCGGTGCCGGGCGAGGACGTCGATTACAACGGTGACCTCACGCCGATCATCAAGCAATGGACTTCGGTCTATGCTGCGACCGAGGACGTCCACGAGGCGGCGCGCTTCGAGCAGGAGGTGCCCGAGGCGAAGCGGCTCAACACCCGCGGCATCGAGGTCGGCCAGATCTTCTATTTCGGTACCAAATATTCCGACGTCATGAAGGCGATGGTGGCCGGTCCCGATGGCGTCGACGTGCCGATCCATGGCGGCTCCTACGGCGTCGGCGTGTCGCGTCTGGTCGGCGCGATCATCGAGGCCTGTCACGATGACGCCGGCATCAAATGGCCCGAGGCGGTCGCGCCGTTCCGCGCCGCGATCCTCAACCTCAAGCAAGGTGATGCCGCGGTCGACGGCGCCTGCGAACAGCTTTACCGCGATCTTCTCGCCAAGGGCGTCGACGTGCTCTACGACGACACCGATCAGCGTGCCGGCGCCAAGTTCGCCGCGGCCGATCTGATCGGCATCCCCTGGCAGATTCTGGTCGGGCCGAAGGGGCTCGCGGAGGGCAAGGTCGAGGTGAAGCGCCGCAGCGACGGTTCACGCGACAATATGAGCCCGGCCGACGTCGTCGCGAAGCTCGCGGGTTAA